One Methanomicrobia archaeon genomic window carries:
- a CDS encoding nucleotide exchange factor GrpE — MTKREKSRRKDFEDRIDRLSREVEACSKTVEAELSDLTCAKGGLRGVATELARIKEMLAEELTEKKLEAIGDAVEILEEGLAAKRKEVEERSTGKEEEYVTQLKYLKADFENYKRRADKEKCEFGDYLRGGFVLDLLPIKDALEVAIGHAQENSNAEGLVKGVEMTVKQLNKLLKREGLEEIAAEGKQFDPFRHEVVAKESAKNRPENTVIEVLRKGYLLRGKVIRPAMVKIAVKGDTDAT; from the coding sequence ATGACAAAGCGTGAAAAGAGCAGGAGAAAGGACTTTGAGGATCGGATTGATCGCCTGTCCCGAGAGGTTGAGGCTTGCAGTAAGACGGTAGAGGCCGAGTTAAGCGACCTTACGTGTGCAAAAGGCGGACTGAGGGGAGTAGCGACCGAGCTGGCGCGAATAAAAGAGATGCTCGCTGAAGAGCTGACCGAGAAGAAGCTGGAGGCGATAGGCGACGCCGTGGAGATTCTGGAAGAGGGGTTAGCGGCGAAGCGTAAAGAAGTGGAGGAGCGATCAACGGGCAAGGAGGAAGAATACGTAACCCAATTAAAATACCTGAAGGCCGATTTCGAGAATTATAAACGGCGAGCGGATAAGGAGAAGTGCGAATTTGGCGATTATCTCCGTGGAGGTTTTGTGCTCGATTTGCTGCCGATTAAAGACGCATTAGAGGTTGCGATCGGGCATGCACAAGAGAATAGCAATGCTGAAGGGCTAGTAAAAGGTGTGGAGATGACCGTGAAGCAGCTCAACAAGCTTTTGAAACGCGAAGGGCTCGAGGAGATAGCGGCCGAAGGCAAGCAGTTCGACCCGTTCAGGCACGAAGTGGTCGCGAAGGAGAGTGCCAAAAACCGTCCGGAGAACACGGTGATAGAAGTACTGAGAAAGGGCTATCTGCTCCGTGGGAAGGTTATCAGGCCTGCAATGGTGAAGATCGCCGTAAAAGGGGATACGGATGCGACGTAA